In Humulus lupulus chromosome 6, drHumLupu1.1, whole genome shotgun sequence, a single genomic region encodes these proteins:
- the LOC133782292 gene encoding uncharacterized protein LOC133782292, with amino-acid sequence MEADFKISIGAKNKQAFINGSLPQSARNDPLLSSWLRCNQMVMLWILHSVSPDIETSIMFFDTAAATWSELNIRFDQGNGPCLFELRETFIALHQDNDLNIQQSQGTVHKQNGRIRQKPSFLKDYICDLT; translated from the exons ATGGAGGCAGATTTCAAGATCTCAATCGGGGCAAAGAACAAACAAGCTTTCATCAATGGATCTCTACCTCAATCCGCCCGAAATGATCCACTTCTCTCTTCTTGGCTTCGATGCAACCAGATGGTGATGTTGTGGATACTACACTCAGTGTCTCCTGACATCGAAACTAGTATAATGTTTTTTGACACCGCCGCTGCCACGTGGTCTGAATTAAACATTCGATTTGATCAAGGAAATGGGCCATGCTTGTTTGAGCTTCGTGAAACATTCATCGCACTGCATCAAG ATAATGATTTGAATATTCAGCAATCACAAGGTACTGTCCACAAACAAAATGGCAGAATTCGTCAAAAACCATCATTTCTCAAAGATTATATTTGTGACTTAACTTAA